The DNA segment GCTCAAAAGGAAGCCGGATATTGAGCGCGAACTCTTTGCCGGAGGCCGCGCCTTTATTGCCGCCCTCCATGACTCCGGAGCCGCCGCCGGTTACTATCATGTAACCTTTCGCCGTCAGCTTTCGCGCGAAATCTTCAGCCATTTTATATTCGGCCGATGTTTTCTTCGAGCGCGCCGAGCCGAATATGATTACCTTTTTAATATTTCTATACGGTGAAAATATCTTGAAAGAGAACCGCAGTTCCTTGAGAGCATTGTTTACGAGCTTGAGATCCCCCTTGTCGCTACATTCCCTGCCAAGTTTGACGGAAGTCGTTAGTATTTCGCGCAATAAGTCTTCTGTGTCGGGAGAACAAGACGAACCGGCAAGCTTAGTTATGAGGCCGTCTATACTTTTGTCGCCAATCGTATAGCTTTTTGGTGTCTTTTTCATTTATCTGTACTCCTATGCGGTTCTTAATGGAACTTCACGCGCGTTTCTTTTTAAAAGCTTCCAGGCTTCCACCGCCCATAAAGGAAGCGAAGATATTGCCAATACAAGTATCCAGTCGAAGAGCCCCAACGGTTCCGTCTTAAAGATCGTCTGCAAAAAAGGAACGTACACGACTACCATCAGCAGAACAAACGAGATCGAGGTCGCGAGGATCAATTTTTTATTCGTGAATATCCCTAATTTGAACAGCGATACATCCATGCTCCGGCAGTTGAAGGAATGGAATAATTGCGAACAGGCAAGCACTATGAATGCCGCGGTTCGCGCGCGGCCGAGCCCTTCCTTTTCTACGAAAAGCACGAGGACGAACGCAAGCAAACTGCAAAAAGCGATGAACGAGCCCTGCGCCAGCATCAGCACTACACGGTCTTTTGTGATAACTGCCTCTGCGCTTTTACGCGGTGGGCGCGTCATAACACCGGGATCCACGGGATCTACCCCGAGAGCCAAGGCCGGCAGGCCGTCCGTTACGAGATTCACCCACAATATGTGTATCGGTAAAAGCGGCGCGGGCAAACCTATGAGAGACGACGTGAACATCACCAGTATTTCCCCGGCGTTGCACGATAAAAGGTAGTGAATGAATTTCTTTATGTTGTCGTAAATGCCGCGGCCTTCCTCGACGGCCGCTACTATCGACGCGAAATTATCGTCTGTTACCACCATGTCCGACACCTCTTTGGTAACATCGGTGCCCGTGATGCCCATGGCAACACCTATATCCGCTTCCTTTACCGCGGGGGCATCGTTAACACCGTCGCCGGTCATAGCCACCACCTCGCCGTGAGCGCGCCAGGCGCGCACAACTCTCAGCTTATGTTCCGGCGATACCCTGGCATACACCGAAATATTTCTAACTTTTTCATAAAGCTCCTCGTCGGTCAGCTTATCCAGTTCGCCGCCGCTTAGCGCCGAAGAAGTAGCCGTAAAAAAACCGAGCGCCTTCGCTATGGCTACCGCCGTATTTTTATGATCCCCGGTTATCATAACCGTTTTTATTCCGGCGCGGGCGCACTCCTCTATAGCCTTCTTCACTTCCTCGCGCGGCGGGTCTATCATCGCGATAAGGCCCGAGAATGTAAGGCCCGCCTCGACATTTTGAGCATCATACTTTTCATGGCCTTTATCGAGCATCCTGTAAGCGACCGCCAGTACTCTCATCGCTCCGGCGGCCAGTTCATCATTCATCTTTTGGATATTATTTTTATCCTGATCCGTCAATCGCCTGACTGTGCCGCCTTCCTCGATATTGACACAATCACCAAGCAACATATCGGGAGCGCCTTTAACGAACGCTATCGTCCGGCCGTTACCAGAACGGATGATCGTCATCTTTTTTCTGTCAGGGTCAAACGGTATCTCATCGATAAACGGATATTCTTTTTCCAATACGCCTTTGGTAAATCCGGCCTTGCCGGCGATAGTTAAAATAGCGCCTTCGGTGGGGTCGCCCACTATCCTGTATACCCCGGCATCCTCGACCAGTTCAGCGCCATTACACAACACGCCGCAACGCAGGACATTCTGCAAGTCGGGGTGGTCAGCAGGAGTGATTCGATTTTTATCTACGAAAATATCTCCCTTGGGAGCGTATCCGATACCGGTCG comes from the Candidatus Omnitrophota bacterium genome and includes:
- a CDS encoding calcium-translocating P-type ATPase, SERCA-type translates to MSIYTTVKFYNITADEVVGILNSDPAIGLSEAEAAKALVEAGPNQLQGKKGPGPLSIFLGQFKDFIIWVLIGAAFVSGFLQEWIDALAIVAIVILNALLGFIQEYRAEKSLAALKKLSNPTSKVIRDGKHKVIPSSELVPGDIVEIESGDSIPADSRLIRVSVNFGVQEASLTGESTPVVKTVRALEEKDIPLADRANMVYMGTSVASGKARAVVVHTGMQTELGKIAGLVQSIGHETTPLQKKLEAFGKWIVYLCFALVGMVFLLGWLRGGKIIDVFLTSVSLAVAAIPEGLPAVVTIALALGVHRMVRRHALIRKLPSVETLGCATVICSDKTGTLTKNEMTVQRIFAGGRLYEATGIGYAPKGDIFVDKNRITPADHPDLQNVLRCGVLCNGAELVEDAGVYRIVGDPTEGAILTIAGKAGFTKGVLEKEYPFIDEIPFDPDRKKMTIIRSGNGRTIAFVKGAPDMLLGDCVNIEEGGTVRRLTDQDKNNIQKMNDELAAGAMRVLAVAYRMLDKGHEKYDAQNVEAGLTFSGLIAMIDPPREEVKKAIEECARAGIKTVMITGDHKNTAVAIAKALGFFTATSSALSGGELDKLTDEELYEKVRNISVYARVSPEHKLRVVRAWRAHGEVVAMTGDGVNDAPAVKEADIGVAMGITGTDVTKEVSDMVVTDDNFASIVAAVEEGRGIYDNIKKFIHYLLSCNAGEILVMFTSSLIGLPAPLLPIHILWVNLVTDGLPALALGVDPVDPGVMTRPPRKSAEAVITKDRVVLMLAQGSFIAFCSLLAFVLVLFVEKEGLGRARTAAFIVLACSQLFHSFNCRSMDVSLFKLGIFTNKKLILATSISFVLLMVVVYVPFLQTIFKTEPLGLFDWILVLAISSLPLWAVEAWKLLKRNAREVPLRTA